The proteins below are encoded in one region of Aquisphaera giovannonii:
- a CDS encoding SGNH/GDSL hydrolase family protein: protein MPPTRPRTAPRRPGTPALLIPILLALAAAEAHAFDSPKPWPLRDGDRIVLVGDTLVERDQRYGYLETCLTLLNPELDLTFRNLGWSGDTVAGLSRAGFDPPEAGFKALVDQVKAARPTVLIVGYGMADSFDGEAGLPKFAAGMTRFLDAIDPEKSLRVVLLSPIRHEKLGPPLPDPAEHNRILELYGEVIRKSGGGRDARFVDLTAWFEPTGGPWKDTDDGIHLTEAGYLRLAEAVAFQLGQGRKNPWEVELEADGKPGRTSGVRVLGSKMTGAGIRAEIQDLALPAPSIARPSPEVASLRVRDLAPGRYSLRIDGREAFRGGAEELMAGVPLHLDRSADWDRVHALRRAIHEKNQLFFYRWRPQNQTYLFGFRRHEQGNNAVEIPRFDPLVAAKEKEIAGLKQPLTHVFEIVREGGAAR from the coding sequence TTGCCCCCGACGAGACCACGGACCGCGCCCCGGCGACCGGGAACGCCGGCGCTGCTGATCCCGATCCTGCTGGCCCTCGCGGCCGCCGAGGCCCACGCCTTCGATTCGCCGAAGCCCTGGCCGCTGCGGGACGGCGACCGCATCGTCCTCGTCGGCGACACGCTCGTCGAGCGGGACCAGCGTTACGGCTACCTGGAGACCTGCCTGACGCTCCTGAATCCCGAACTGGACCTGACGTTCCGGAACCTCGGCTGGAGCGGCGACACGGTCGCCGGCCTGTCGCGCGCAGGCTTCGACCCGCCGGAGGCCGGCTTCAAGGCGCTGGTGGATCAGGTGAAGGCCGCGAGGCCCACCGTCCTGATCGTCGGCTACGGCATGGCCGACTCGTTCGACGGCGAGGCGGGCCTCCCGAAGTTCGCCGCGGGGATGACGCGGTTCCTGGACGCGATCGACCCCGAGAAGTCGCTCCGCGTCGTCCTCCTCTCGCCGATCCGCCACGAGAAACTAGGCCCGCCGCTCCCGGACCCGGCCGAGCACAACCGGATCCTGGAGCTCTACGGCGAGGTCATTCGCAAGTCCGGGGGAGGTCGCGACGCGCGCTTCGTCGACCTGACCGCCTGGTTCGAACCGACCGGCGGCCCCTGGAAAGACACGGACGACGGGATCCACCTGACCGAGGCCGGCTACCTCAGGCTGGCCGAGGCCGTCGCGTTCCAGCTGGGTCAGGGGCGGAAGAACCCCTGGGAAGTGGAGCTGGAAGCGGACGGCAAGCCGGGCCGCACGTCGGGCGTCCGCGTCCTGGGCTCGAAGATGACGGGTGCGGGGATTCGCGCCGAGATCCAGGACCTGGCACTCCCGGCCCCCTCCATCGCCAGGCCCTCCCCGGAGGTCGCGTCCCTACGCGTGAGGGACCTGGCCCCGGGCCGGTACTCGCTCCGGATCGACGGCCGAGAGGCGTTCCGCGGGGGCGCCGAGGAGCTGATGGCCGGCGTCCCGCTCCACCTCGATCGCTCCGCGGATTGGGACAGGGTCCACGCACTTCGCCGCGCGATTCACGAGAAGAACCAGCTCTTCTTCTATCGATGGCGGCCCCAGAACCAGACCTACCTGTTCGGCTTCCGCCGGCACGAGCAGGGGAACAACGCCGTCGAGATCCCCCGATTCGACCCGCTCGTCGCGGCGAAGGAGAAGGAGATCGCGGGGCTGAAGCAGCCGCTGACCCACGTCTTCGAGATCGTCCGCGAGGGGGGAGCCGCCCGATGA
- a CDS encoding potassium channel family protein: MMLPHLRIPARLRVYARFNRYLLWEFRWALGVFASLVLGGGLLLHLCYHHEELNFPRACHAVFLMIFLESSIDFPDEWYLQPLFFLIPIVGLGAIADSVIRLAFLMFSRKQNQPEWNRMLASLCRHHVVVVGIGGVGYQVIRDLLEMRESVVAVDKASDDPLLSDLFDRGIPVILGNARMETILEQANVRQAKAIILTTADDLTNMDIALTAREMNATARIVLRLFDETLAAKVVGAFAMPVISTSRVVSPAFIAEAMGRKVYQPFQLSGKSVHLTDLTISEDGGLVGCTVGELQEDTVVNVVMHQGMSGVHVNPGDDIVLRPGDTILVIAPMEPLLRLEARNRPERSA; this comes from the coding sequence ATGATGCTCCCCCACCTTCGGATCCCGGCCCGGCTCCGGGTTTACGCCCGATTCAACCGCTACCTCCTGTGGGAATTCCGGTGGGCCCTCGGCGTGTTCGCCTCGCTGGTCCTCGGCGGCGGGCTGCTGCTCCACCTCTGCTACCATCACGAGGAGTTGAACTTCCCGAGGGCCTGCCACGCCGTCTTCCTGATGATCTTCCTGGAGAGCTCGATCGACTTCCCCGACGAGTGGTACCTCCAGCCGCTCTTCTTCCTCATCCCGATCGTCGGCCTGGGCGCGATCGCGGACTCGGTGATCCGCCTGGCGTTCCTGATGTTCAGCCGCAAGCAGAATCAGCCGGAGTGGAACCGCATGCTCGCCTCGCTCTGCCGCCATCACGTCGTCGTCGTCGGGATCGGCGGGGTCGGCTACCAGGTGATCCGGGACCTGCTGGAGATGCGCGAGTCCGTGGTCGCCGTCGACAAGGCCTCGGACGACCCGCTGCTCAGCGACCTCTTCGATCGCGGCATCCCGGTCATCCTGGGCAACGCCCGCATGGAGACCATCCTGGAGCAGGCCAACGTGCGCCAGGCCAAGGCGATCATCCTGACGACCGCCGACGACCTGACCAACATGGACATCGCCCTGACCGCCCGCGAGATGAACGCGACGGCCCGGATCGTGCTCCGGCTGTTCGACGAGACGCTCGCCGCCAAGGTGGTCGGCGCGTTCGCCATGCCGGTGATCTCGACCTCCCGGGTCGTCTCGCCCGCGTTCATCGCGGAGGCGATGGGCCGGAAGGTCTATCAGCCGTTCCAGCTCTCGGGCAAGTCCGTCCACCTGACCGACCTGACGATCTCCGAGGACGGGGGGCTCGTCGGCTGCACCGTCGGCGAGCTCCAGGAAGACACCGTCGTGAACGTCGTCATGCACCAGGGGATGTCCGGCGTCCACGTCAACCCGGGCGACGACATCGTCCTCCGCCCGGGGGACACGATCCTCGTCATCGCACCGATGGAGCCCCTGCTCCGCCTGGAGGCGAGGAATCGGCCCGAGCGAAGCGCCTGA
- a CDS encoding YggS family pyridoxal phosphate-dependent enzyme, with protein MPDLPPENHARILRNLDDVRARIAAATARSGRPPEAVSLVAVTKKAPVEMVRPLLEAGASILGENYPQELWKKSEALAGESPAPRWHLIGHLQSNKARRTLPLVEMVHAVDSLRLLEAIRELAPGLSRMPRVCLQVNTSNEEAKHGWSPSGILEEADAIAACRAVPIVGLMTMAAWGTDAKTARPSFVRLRETRDRLRERTGLDLPELSMGMSGDFETAIEEGATLVRVGSALFEGVER; from the coding sequence ATGCCCGACCTACCGCCAGAGAACCACGCCCGGATCCTCCGCAACCTGGACGACGTCCGCGCGCGGATCGCCGCCGCGACCGCCCGCTCGGGACGGCCGCCGGAAGCCGTCTCGCTCGTCGCGGTCACGAAGAAGGCGCCCGTCGAGATGGTCCGGCCGCTGCTGGAGGCCGGCGCCTCGATCCTGGGCGAGAACTACCCGCAGGAGCTCTGGAAGAAATCCGAGGCGCTCGCCGGCGAATCGCCCGCCCCGCGCTGGCATCTCATCGGCCACCTCCAGTCCAACAAGGCCAGGCGGACGCTCCCACTGGTGGAAATGGTCCACGCGGTCGATTCGCTCCGGCTGCTCGAGGCGATCCGCGAGCTGGCCCCGGGCCTGTCGCGGATGCCGCGGGTCTGCCTCCAGGTGAACACCTCGAACGAGGAGGCCAAGCACGGCTGGTCCCCTTCGGGGATCCTGGAGGAGGCCGACGCGATCGCCGCCTGCCGCGCGGTGCCGATCGTCGGCCTGATGACCATGGCCGCCTGGGGGACCGACGCCAAGACGGCCCGCCCGTCCTTCGTCCGGCTCCGCGAGACGCGGGACCGGCTCCGGGAGCGGACCGGCCTGGACCTCCCCGAGCTCTCGATGGGGATGTCGGGCGACTTCGAGACGGCCATCGAGGAAGGCGCGACGCTCGTCCGGGTCGGCTCCGCGCTGTTCGAGGGGGTCGAGCGATGA
- a CDS encoding DUF167 domain-containing protein: protein MIELSAHTGGTIVPVHAQPGARRNGILGERAGSLRVAVTAAPERGRANAAIAEFLAESLGCRPSQVGILSGEASRQKRFLVAGIAPEDLRRRLAPLIPGSDPGPTLPPS, encoded by the coding sequence ATGATCGAGCTCTCGGCCCACACCGGCGGCACGATCGTCCCGGTCCACGCCCAGCCCGGCGCGAGGCGCAACGGCATCCTCGGCGAGCGAGCCGGCTCGCTCCGCGTCGCGGTGACCGCCGCGCCGGAAAGAGGCAGGGCGAACGCCGCCATCGCGGAGTTCCTGGCCGAATCCCTGGGCTGCCGCCCGTCCCAGGTCGGCATCCTCTCCGGCGAGGCCTCGCGGCAGAAGCGGTTCCTCGTCGCCGGGATCGCTCCCGAGGATCTCCGACGCCGGCTGGCCCCCCTCATCCCGGGCAGCGACCCGGGCCCCACCCTCCCCCCGAGCTGA
- the aroA gene encoding 3-phosphoshikimate 1-carboxyvinyltransferase, with protein MLEYPRELPIQPWNGPPPRASVRVPGSKSLTNRALIVAAMAEGPSTLTGALDSEDTRVMVEALRTLGVGVEHDAKSATIRIQGCNGRLPAREATLHVANSGTSLRFLTAMVATGVGTYHLDGTPRMRERPVADLLESLNGLGARATSDLGTGCPPVTVEARGLEGGFASIRGDVSSQYLSGLLMALPYARTPTTIEIQGLLVSKPYVAMTLAVMRDFGAKPSERKFRRFDVYPSRYQGRQYAVEPDASAASYFMALAAITGGTIVIEGLGTESIQGDVAFADILEHMGCTVAREPNRITVAGGPLRGVDVDMNAISDTVMTMAVVALFAEGFTRIRNVGHIRHKETDRIAAVASELRKLGATVDELPDGLVITPPEAGATGPAAIATYDDHRMAMSFALAGLKVPGVTILDPGCVAKTYPGFWEDLDALRSSSA; from the coding sequence ATGCTCGAGTATCCGCGAGAACTCCCGATCCAGCCCTGGAACGGCCCGCCGCCGCGGGCCTCGGTCCGCGTCCCCGGCTCCAAGAGCCTCACCAATCGCGCCCTGATCGTCGCCGCCATGGCCGAGGGGCCCAGCACCCTCACCGGCGCCCTCGACAGCGAGGACACGCGCGTCATGGTGGAGGCGCTGCGGACGCTGGGTGTCGGCGTCGAGCACGACGCGAAGTCCGCGACGATCCGCATCCAGGGCTGCAACGGCCGCCTGCCGGCGCGCGAGGCGACGCTCCATGTCGCCAACTCCGGCACGAGCCTGCGTTTCCTCACCGCGATGGTCGCCACGGGCGTCGGCACGTATCACCTCGACGGCACCCCCCGGATGCGCGAGCGGCCCGTCGCCGACCTGCTCGAGTCGCTCAACGGCCTGGGCGCGAGGGCGACGTCCGACCTCGGCACCGGCTGCCCCCCCGTCACGGTCGAGGCCCGCGGCCTCGAAGGGGGCTTCGCGTCGATCCGCGGCGACGTCTCCAGCCAGTACCTCAGCGGACTGCTCATGGCCCTGCCGTACGCCCGCACGCCGACCACGATCGAGATCCAGGGCCTGCTCGTCTCCAAGCCCTACGTGGCGATGACCCTGGCCGTCATGCGGGACTTCGGCGCCAAGCCGAGCGAGCGGAAGTTCCGCCGCTTCGACGTCTATCCGTCGCGCTATCAGGGCCGACAATACGCCGTCGAGCCGGACGCCTCCGCCGCCAGCTACTTCATGGCCCTCGCGGCGATCACGGGCGGGACGATCGTCATCGAGGGTCTCGGCACCGAGAGCATCCAGGGGGACGTCGCCTTCGCCGACATCCTGGAGCACATGGGCTGCACCGTCGCCCGCGAGCCGAACCGCATCACGGTCGCCGGCGGCCCGCTCCGCGGAGTCGACGTGGACATGAACGCGATCAGCGACACGGTCATGACGATGGCCGTCGTCGCCCTCTTCGCCGAGGGTTTCACTCGCATCCGCAACGTCGGCCACATCCGCCACAAGGAGACCGACCGCATCGCCGCGGTCGCCTCCGAGCTCCGCAAGCTGGGCGCCACGGTGGACGAGCTCCCCGATGGCCTCGTCATCACGCCGCCCGAGGCCGGCGCGACGGGGCCGGCGGCGATCGCCACCTACGACGACCACCGCATGGCCATGTCGTTCGCCCTCGCCGGGCTGAAGGTCCCGGGCGTGACGATCCTGGATCCCGGCTGCGTCGCCAAGACCTACCCGGGATTCTGGGAGGACCTGGACGCCCTGCGGTCATCATCCGCCTGA
- a CDS encoding beta-galactosidase translates to MRAKTVSAAGCLAFALMLHPQASPAADPLTVRVDASNGAPRIVVNGKAVRARMFFGIPGSAAIPVKAGPREVSFEFRARDAADTATMHFRFGPKPGTIDLDEVRIVDLDDGREVMPRRGFEDGPGSFAADWSAWPPDEKNTVGKLAVAPGAGKGGSAGLRIELTAPARAGEPWPDFHIHHHANLRLTRGHLYRASFWVHSHQDRDLNVALYRPGATYVHLGGPQGPFASQVKLAAGAGVDFVSFPFEVPWPPPGQPADWTAVDLACREVLDANPRALLLPRVGMMPPEWWLKEHPGDRMQWEDGRRDMVVVASPSYRRDAAERLLALVEHLEAAFGDRIAGYHPCGQNTGEWFYEATWNPKLSGYAPADVSAWRRWLTGRYRDDRRLQAAWHDRGVSLGAAAVPAPALRHASPAGVLRDPLREQALIDWAEFQQDAMSDCVRDLAHAARVGSKGRKLILFFYGYVFEFGPVANGPATSGHYALRRVLDSPDIDVLCSPISYFDRGLGQSGPAMTAAESVALAGKMWLCEDDTHTYLAAQDFPGSTDHVRTLEETNHELLRNVGQEAVRNFATWWMDLGATGWFNDPGMWREMDRLKAIDEPLLEHPEPFRPEIAAVIDERSMLATAPAAAAVTRPGIYEVRAGLARVGAPYGQYLLDDVLAGRVRAKLYVILNAWRLSASERATLSGRLRGSTVVWCHAPGYLDGDRPSPEAMRALTGFHLVPTSAHAKAGPTEAGRRLGILRAFGPDQPIQPLFAAAGLPDGQVLAAYPDGSASVARIDTADGPRFFVGTPGPTAEVLRTAARAAGVHLFTDTDCNVYARGPFVVLHASQDGPITVQAPGDRGKSWTWTDALTAGRLGTGPELRLVMKRGDTRILRYEASPGR, encoded by the coding sequence ATGCGCGCGAAAACCGTCTCCGCGGCCGGATGCCTCGCATTCGCCCTGATGCTCCACCCTCAAGCCTCGCCCGCCGCCGACCCGCTCACGGTCCGCGTGGACGCGTCGAACGGCGCCCCTCGGATCGTCGTGAACGGGAAGGCCGTGCGGGCCCGGATGTTCTTCGGCATCCCCGGCTCGGCCGCGATCCCCGTCAAGGCCGGCCCGCGCGAGGTCTCGTTCGAGTTCCGGGCGAGGGACGCGGCCGACACCGCCACGATGCACTTTCGGTTCGGCCCGAAGCCCGGCACGATCGACCTCGATGAGGTCCGCATCGTCGACCTGGACGACGGCCGCGAGGTGATGCCGCGCCGCGGTTTCGAGGACGGTCCCGGCTCGTTCGCCGCCGACTGGTCGGCCTGGCCGCCCGACGAGAAGAACACGGTGGGCAAGCTCGCCGTGGCGCCGGGTGCCGGCAAGGGGGGCTCGGCGGGCCTCCGGATCGAGCTGACGGCGCCGGCGAGGGCGGGCGAGCCCTGGCCCGACTTCCACATCCATCACCACGCGAACCTCCGGCTGACGCGGGGCCATCTCTACCGGGCCAGCTTCTGGGTCCATTCGCACCAGGATCGGGACCTGAACGTCGCCCTGTACCGGCCGGGGGCGACGTACGTGCATCTCGGCGGGCCGCAAGGCCCGTTCGCGAGCCAGGTCAAGCTCGCCGCGGGCGCGGGCGTGGACTTCGTGAGCTTCCCATTCGAGGTCCCCTGGCCCCCACCCGGCCAGCCGGCGGACTGGACGGCCGTGGACCTGGCCTGCCGCGAGGTGCTGGACGCCAACCCCCGGGCGCTCCTGCTGCCCCGGGTGGGGATGATGCCGCCGGAGTGGTGGCTGAAGGAGCATCCGGGCGACCGGATGCAGTGGGAGGACGGCCGTCGCGACATGGTCGTCGTCGCCTCGCCCTCCTATCGGCGCGACGCCGCCGAGCGGCTCCTCGCCCTGGTCGAGCACCTCGAGGCGGCCTTCGGCGATCGCATCGCCGGCTATCACCCGTGCGGCCAGAACACCGGGGAATGGTTCTACGAGGCGACCTGGAACCCGAAGCTCTCCGGCTATGCCCCGGCCGACGTCTCGGCCTGGCGACGGTGGCTGACCGGCCGTTACAGGGACGACCGCCGACTCCAGGCCGCCTGGCACGATCGCGGCGTGAGCCTGGGAGCCGCGGCCGTCCCCGCCCCGGCCCTGCGCCACGCCTCCCCGGCCGGCGTCCTCCGCGACCCGCTCCGGGAGCAGGCCCTGATCGACTGGGCCGAATTCCAGCAGGACGCGATGAGCGACTGCGTCCGCGACCTGGCGCATGCCGCGCGGGTAGGGTCGAAGGGCCGGAAGCTCATCCTCTTCTTCTACGGCTACGTCTTCGAGTTCGGCCCCGTCGCGAACGGCCCGGCGACCTCGGGCCACTACGCGCTCCGCCGGGTCCTGGACTCGCCGGACATCGACGTCCTCTGCTCGCCGATCTCCTACTTCGACCGCGGGCTCGGCCAGAGCGGCCCGGCGATGACGGCCGCGGAGAGCGTCGCGCTGGCCGGCAAGATGTGGCTCTGCGAGGACGACACGCACACGTACCTCGCCGCGCAGGACTTCCCCGGCTCGACGGACCATGTGCGCACGCTCGAGGAGACGAACCACGAGCTGCTCCGCAACGTCGGCCAGGAAGCGGTCCGCAACTTCGCGACCTGGTGGATGGACCTCGGCGCCACCGGCTGGTTCAACGACCCCGGCATGTGGCGTGAGATGGACCGGCTGAAGGCGATCGACGAGCCGCTGCTGGAGCACCCCGAGCCCTTCCGGCCGGAGATCGCCGCCGTGATCGACGAGCGGTCTATGCTCGCGACCGCGCCGGCCGCGGCGGCCGTCACCCGCCCCGGGATCTACGAGGTCCGCGCCGGGCTCGCCCGCGTCGGCGCCCCGTACGGCCAGTACCTGCTCGACGACGTGCTCGCCGGCCGCGTCCGCGCGAAGCTCTACGTCATCCTCAACGCATGGCGCCTCTCCGCGTCCGAGCGCGCGACGCTGTCGGGCCGCCTGCGTGGCTCGACCGTGGTCTGGTGCCACGCGCCCGGCTATCTCGACGGCGACCGCCCCTCGCCGGAGGCCATGCGGGCGCTCACCGGATTCCACCTGGTCCCGACCTCGGCCCATGCGAAGGCCGGGCCCACCGAAGCCGGCCGTCGACTCGGCATCCTGCGGGCGTTCGGCCCGGACCAGCCCATCCAACCCCTCTTCGCGGCGGCGGGGCTGCCCGATGGCCAGGTCCTGGCGGCCTACCCCGACGGCTCGGCGTCGGTCGCGCGCATCGACACGGCCGACGGGCCGCGGTTCTTCGTCGGCACGCCGGGCCCGACCGCCGAGGTCCTCCGCACCGCCGCCCGCGCCGCCGGCGTCCACCTCTTCACCGACACCGACTGCAACGTCTACGCCCGCGGCCCGTTCGTCGTCCTCCACGCCTCCCAGGACGGGCCGATCACCGTGCAGGCCCCCGGCGATCGCGGCAAGTCCTGGACATGGACCGATGCCCTGACGGCCGGGCGACTGGGGACCGGCCCTGAACTCCGGCTCGTCATGAAAAGGGGCGACACGCGGATCCTCCGTTATGAGGCATCGCCGGGCCGATAA
- a CDS encoding serine/threonine-protein kinase encodes MTPPTPGTQAAPSAVPDDDEATLVRLVDELTAALRRGEHPDVEAVAATHPRLGGELRSLWDTIRIAELLSAAGGEGSPAELVAADGAPTAGPPPAASAVAFGDYVLLEELGRGGMGVVHLAREAARDRVVAIKRLIRGPGASTLDLERFRAESSAAAHLAHPHIVPVFGVGEHDGQPFFTMQYVEGTTLSRRLAEGPMTGLEAARLLVPICRAVHYAHERGVLHRDLKPSNVLIDRAGHPYVGDFGLARRMDLGGEPSLTPSGALVGTPSYMPPEQARGSARRGPLGPSCDVYSLGAILYQMLTGRPPFQGAGPVETMLLVLEQDPVPPRVLNPRVNPDLEMIALRCLQKQPEMRYPSAAALADDLEAFLRDEPVAARSTSLRALAARLMGESHHAPILENWGQLWIYHSIALIVFFGLTNAMHLSGVTARWPYVLLFTAGLGAWAAIFWAMRRRGGPISFVERQLAHVWGSGIVAINLVFLVEALLEMPVLSLFPMVAVTNSILFMVKAGILSGFYYYQAAALILSIFPIVCFPRFGPLIFGVVAAACFLVTGLKYRRRRIGVSVHGDGSRSIREGEAPAEPPHGSAGASPSP; translated from the coding sequence GTGACCCCGCCCACGCCAGGAACGCAGGCTGCCCCCTCGGCAGTCCCCGACGATGACGAGGCGACCCTCGTCCGCCTCGTGGACGAGCTCACCGCGGCCCTGCGTCGCGGCGAGCACCCGGACGTCGAGGCCGTCGCCGCGACCCACCCCCGGCTCGGGGGCGAGCTGCGCTCGCTCTGGGACACGATCCGGATCGCCGAGCTGCTCTCCGCGGCCGGCGGCGAGGGATCGCCCGCCGAGCTCGTCGCCGCCGACGGTGCGCCGACGGCCGGCCCGCCCCCCGCGGCGTCGGCCGTCGCGTTCGGGGACTACGTCCTCCTGGAGGAGCTGGGGCGCGGCGGCATGGGCGTCGTCCACCTGGCACGCGAGGCCGCGAGGGATCGGGTGGTCGCGATCAAGCGGCTGATCCGGGGCCCCGGCGCGTCGACCCTGGACCTGGAGCGGTTCCGGGCCGAGTCGTCGGCCGCGGCTCACCTGGCGCATCCCCACATCGTCCCGGTCTTCGGCGTCGGCGAGCACGACGGCCAGCCCTTCTTCACGATGCAGTACGTGGAGGGGACGACGCTCTCCCGCCGCCTGGCCGAGGGCCCGATGACCGGCCTGGAGGCGGCCCGGCTGCTCGTCCCGATCTGCCGGGCGGTCCACTACGCGCACGAGCGGGGGGTGCTCCACCGCGACCTGAAGCCGTCGAACGTCCTGATCGACCGCGCGGGGCATCCGTACGTGGGCGACTTCGGGCTGGCCCGGCGCATGGACCTCGGCGGCGAGCCGTCGCTGACGCCGTCCGGGGCGCTCGTGGGCACGCCCTCGTACATGCCGCCGGAGCAGGCCCGGGGCTCCGCCCGGCGAGGGCCGCTCGGGCCGTCGTGCGACGTCTACAGCCTGGGCGCGATCCTCTATCAGATGTTGACGGGGCGCCCGCCGTTCCAGGGGGCCGGGCCGGTGGAGACGATGCTGCTGGTCCTGGAGCAGGATCCCGTGCCGCCTCGCGTCCTGAACCCGAGGGTCAACCCGGACCTGGAGATGATCGCCCTCCGCTGCCTCCAGAAGCAGCCCGAGATGCGCTACCCGAGCGCCGCGGCCCTGGCGGACGACCTGGAGGCGTTCCTCCGCGACGAGCCGGTCGCCGCCCGGTCGACGAGCCTGCGGGCCCTGGCCGCCCGCCTGATGGGGGAAAGCCATCACGCCCCGATCCTGGAGAACTGGGGGCAGCTCTGGATCTATCACAGCATCGCGCTGATCGTCTTCTTCGGCCTGACCAACGCCATGCACCTGTCCGGGGTGACGGCGCGGTGGCCCTACGTGCTGCTCTTCACCGCGGGCCTGGGCGCCTGGGCCGCGATCTTCTGGGCCATGCGCCGCCGCGGCGGCCCGATCAGCTTCGTGGAGCGCCAGCTCGCCCACGTCTGGGGCTCCGGCATCGTGGCGATCAACCTGGTCTTCCTGGTCGAGGCCCTGCTCGAGATGCCGGTGCTGTCGCTCTTCCCGATGGTGGCCGTGACGAACAGCATCCTCTTCATGGTCAAGGCGGGCATCCTCTCCGGCTTCTACTACTACCAGGCCGCCGCGCTGATCCTGTCGATCTTCCCGATCGTCTGTTTCCCCCGCTTCGGGCCCCTGATCTTCGGCGTCGTGGCCGCCGCGTGCTTCCTGGTCACGGGGTTGAAGTATCGGAGGCGACGCATCGGCGTCTCCGTGCACGGCGATGGCTCGCGATCAATTCGGGAGGGCGAGGCTCCTGCCGAGCCGCCGCATGGCTCGGCAGGAGCCTCGCCCTCCCCATAA
- a CDS encoding sigma-70 family RNA polymerase sigma factor, translating to MWPDAGETQRLLRQVERAEPGAADELWERHRPALRRMIGLRLDHALGRRVDASDVVQDVLLKASQRLEEYLGNPAMPFHLWLRHMARDLVIDAHRRHRRAGRRSLDRERPIAGRDAGDSGSSRPSFDLAAALRDPSPTPAAEAMLHELRGRFLDALDRLDDVDREVVLLRHFEQLSNSEAAAALGLSEAAAGMRHLRALRRLRAILGETPSQA from the coding sequence ATGTGGCCGGACGCGGGCGAGACGCAACGGTTGCTGCGGCAGGTCGAGCGCGCGGAACCCGGCGCGGCCGACGAGCTCTGGGAGCGGCACCGCCCCGCGCTCCGGAGGATGATCGGCCTGCGGCTCGACCACGCGCTGGGCCGCCGGGTGGACGCCAGCGACGTCGTCCAGGACGTGCTCCTGAAGGCCAGCCAGAGGCTGGAGGAGTACCTGGGCAATCCCGCGATGCCCTTCCACCTGTGGCTTCGGCACATGGCCCGCGACCTCGTCATCGACGCGCACCGCCGGCACCGCCGGGCCGGCAGGCGGAGCCTGGACCGGGAGCGGCCGATCGCCGGCCGCGACGCCGGGGACTCCGGCTCGAGCCGCCCCTCCTTCGACCTCGCCGCCGCGCTCCGCGACCCCTCGCCGACCCCGGCGGCCGAGGCCATGCTCCACGAGCTCCGCGGCCGATTCCTGGACGCGCTCGATCGTCTCGACGACGTTGATCGCGAGGTCGTGCTGCTCCGCCACTTCGAACAGCTCTCGAATTCCGAGGCGGCCGCGGCCCTCGGACTGAGCGAGGCGGCCGCCGGGATGCGACACCTCCGGGCCCTTCGCCGACTCCGGGCGATCCTCGGCGAGACACCCTCGCAGGCCTGA
- a CDS encoding DCC1-like thiol-disulfide oxidoreductase family protein, translated as MQKLYVLYDSGCGLCSWARRWLASQPAIIPLTFIPAGSATAARLFPGLTRPGEPPDELVVVSDDGAVYREGSAWIMCLFALEEYREWAGRLAHPLLLPLARQGFALLSRQRARVSRWLSLASEAEIAGTLHQVNAPACVRLPAESSGTWGSE; from the coding sequence ATGCAGAAACTCTACGTCCTCTATGACTCGGGCTGCGGCCTGTGCAGCTGGGCCCGGCGCTGGCTGGCCTCGCAGCCGGCGATCATCCCGCTGACGTTCATCCCGGCGGGCTCCGCGACGGCCGCCCGCCTGTTCCCCGGGCTGACCCGGCCCGGGGAGCCCCCGGACGAGCTGGTGGTCGTGAGCGACGACGGCGCCGTCTACCGCGAAGGGTCCGCCTGGATCATGTGCCTCTTCGCCCTGGAGGAGTACCGCGAGTGGGCCGGTCGGCTGGCCCACCCCCTGCTCCTCCCCCTGGCCAGGCAGGGCTTCGCCCTCCTCTCCCGCCAGCGGGCCCGGGTCTCCCGCTGGCTCAGCCTCGCCAGCGAGGCGGAGATCGCCGGGACCCTCCACCAGGTGAACGCCCCGGCCTGCGTCCGGCTGCCGGCCGAGTCGAGCGGGACCTGGGGCTCGGAGTAG